The following proteins are encoded in a genomic region of Streptomyces lunaelactis:
- a CDS encoding TauD/TfdA family dioxygenase — MSTAAAPVRTLDAHMVGELRQAAEKLLAEFGTSATSPQLLVRVREVASGFSRPLRDECRPVDTADGLFVIRGLDVDDEEVCPTPSSWATAGDSGAVYDIALLLLATVMGNPIAWEGQQDGRFVHNIVPSPGHEAEQTGASSSVLLSPHTEDAFHPGRAHLLMLGCVRNPDNIATTAASIRKTRLTDTDTEVLKKPVVPILPDDAYEAAQGYTDEAAPAVPALYAAEDGMTLRFDPAYTPLDDADETYRSAYGRLSDELARVSVAVSLSPGEILVVDNDMVVHGRVPFQARYDGTDRWLKRASVRVPGRRTRPAAESTEHGYGQAALEAHAS, encoded by the coding sequence ATGAGCACGGCAGCCGCACCTGTCCGCACGCTCGATGCCCACATGGTGGGCGAACTCCGCCAGGCTGCGGAGAAACTGCTCGCCGAGTTCGGAACCTCCGCCACGAGCCCGCAGCTTCTGGTCCGTGTCCGCGAAGTTGCCAGTGGGTTCAGCCGGCCCTTGCGCGACGAGTGCCGCCCCGTGGACACCGCTGACGGACTGTTCGTCATCCGGGGCCTGGACGTCGACGACGAGGAAGTCTGCCCGACTCCGTCCAGCTGGGCTACCGCCGGAGACAGCGGCGCCGTGTACGACATCGCTCTCCTGCTTCTCGCCACCGTGATGGGCAATCCGATCGCCTGGGAGGGGCAGCAGGACGGACGCTTCGTCCACAACATCGTCCCGTCCCCGGGACATGAGGCGGAGCAGACCGGCGCATCCAGCAGCGTGCTGCTGAGCCCGCACACCGAGGACGCCTTCCACCCCGGCCGCGCCCATCTGCTGATGCTCGGCTGCGTGCGCAACCCCGACAACATCGCCACCACCGCGGCCAGCATCCGCAAGACCCGCCTCACCGACACGGACACCGAAGTGCTGAAGAAGCCGGTCGTGCCGATCCTGCCCGACGACGCCTACGAAGCCGCTCAGGGCTACACGGACGAGGCTGCGCCCGCGGTACCGGCGCTGTACGCCGCCGAGGACGGGATGACGCTGCGCTTCGACCCGGCGTACACGCCGCTGGACGACGCGGACGAGACCTACCGGAGCGCGTACGGACGGCTGTCGGACGAACTCGCGCGGGTGTCGGTGGCCGTGAGCCTCAGCCCCGGCGAAATCCTCGTCGTCGACAACGACATGGTCGTCCACGGCCGAGTGCCGTTCCAGGCCCGGTACGACGGAACCGACCGCTGGCTCAAGCGCGCCTCCGTCCGCGTCCCCGGGCGCCGCACACGCCCCGCGGCCGAATCCACCGAGCACGGGTACGGTCAGGCCGCCCTCGAGGCACACGCGAGCTGA
- a CDS encoding ornithine cyclodeaminase, whose translation MTDTSAADGIPISGDPKSLRVLSTTDLAGIDISLADVVATVEGAYRTLHAGQSDNPRKLTVKPQDGHSVSYAMLGRDGSRNVVAIKTSYKHGLDKGREEQHYYTALTIYDDTTGLPVAMMDCSRIGSLRTPAVSALLARECAAPGARSALVIGTGTQGRLALPFLLTTLPNLDRLMVFGTHPDGIATVREQLRVHFPDRDIEIVTDVRAAASDADVIVATAGDHTPAAIEAEWLKPGALSVLVGHGLAPSTLHRADRVIATSEAQMNVTGTDMADDDGKLPAVDSEFPPVLAGITAGRLSSTERIFAYNSGLVVTDIALGHHFAQLAIAQGLGTEVPLWQ comes from the coding sequence ATGACGGACACTTCGGCCGCCGACGGCATACCGATATCCGGCGACCCCAAGAGCCTGCGGGTCCTGTCGACCACCGACCTCGCCGGGATCGACATATCCCTCGCGGACGTGGTCGCCACCGTGGAAGGGGCGTACCGGACCCTCCACGCGGGCCAGTCCGACAACCCCCGGAAGCTGACCGTCAAGCCGCAGGACGGTCACTCCGTCTCGTACGCGATGCTCGGCCGGGACGGCTCCCGCAACGTTGTGGCGATCAAAACCTCGTACAAGCACGGCCTGGACAAGGGTCGCGAGGAACAGCACTACTACACCGCCCTCACGATCTACGACGACACAACCGGCCTGCCGGTCGCGATGATGGACTGCTCCCGCATCGGCTCCTTGCGCACGCCCGCCGTATCGGCCCTGCTGGCCCGCGAATGTGCGGCCCCCGGCGCCCGCTCGGCCCTGGTCATCGGAACAGGTACTCAGGGCCGCCTCGCTCTGCCGTTCCTCCTGACCACCCTGCCCAACTTGGACCGGCTGATGGTGTTCGGTACTCACCCCGACGGCATCGCCACCGTTCGCGAGCAGCTGCGCGTCCACTTCCCCGACCGGGACATCGAGATCGTCACCGACGTGCGGGCCGCCGCCTCGGACGCCGATGTCATCGTCGCGACCGCCGGCGACCACACCCCGGCCGCGATTGAAGCCGAGTGGCTGAAGCCCGGCGCGCTGTCCGTCCTGGTCGGCCACGGACTCGCGCCCTCGACTCTGCACCGGGCGGACCGCGTCATCGCGACCAGCGAGGCGCAGATGAACGTCACCGGCACCGACATGGCCGACGACGACGGCAAACTGCCCGCCGTCGACTCGGAGTTCCCGCCCGTACTCGCGGGAATCACCGCGGGCCGCCTGAGCAGCACCGAGCGGATCTTCGCCTACAACAGCGGCCTCGTCGTCACCGACATCGCCCTCGGGCATCACTTCGCCCAGCTGGCCATCGCCCAGGGCCTGGGCACCGAGGTGCCGCTGTGGCAGTGA